In Manis pentadactyla isolate mManPen7 chromosome 3, mManPen7.hap1, whole genome shotgun sequence, a single window of DNA contains:
- the SH3GL2 gene encoding endophilin-A1 isoform X3, whose protein sequence is MERKVDVTSRAVMEIMTKTIEYLQPNPASRAKLSMINTMSKIRGQEKGPGYPQAEALLAEAMLKFGRELGDDCNFGPALGEVGEAMRELSEVKDSLDMEVKQNFIDPLQNLHDKDLREIQHHLKKLEGRRLDFDYKKKRQGRIPDEELRQALEKFDESKEVAESSMFNLLEMDIEQVSQLSALVQAQLEYHKQAVQILQQVTVRLEERIRQASSQPRREYQPKPRMSLEFPTGDSTQPNGGLSHTSTPKPAGAPMDQPCCRALYDFEPENEGELGFKEGDIITLTNQIDENWYEGMLHGQSGFFPINYVEILVALPH, encoded by the exons cttccagaGCTAAACTCAGCATGATCAACACTATGTCAAAAATCCGCGGCCAAGAGAAAGGACCAGGCTACCCCCAGGCAGAGGCGCTGCTGGCAGAGGCCATGCTCAAGTTCGGAAGAGAGCTGGGAGATGATTGCAACTTTG GCCCCGCCCttggagaggtgggggaggccaTGCGGGAACTCTCAGAGGTGAAAGACTCTTTGGACATGGAAGTAAAGCAGAACTTCATTGACCCCCTTCAGAATCTTCATGACAAAGATCTAAGGGAAATTCAG CATCATCTAAAGAAGTTGGAGGGTCGACGCCTGGACTTTGATTATAAGAAGAAGCGACAAGGCAGGATTCCCGATGAAGAGCTCCGTCAGGCTCTGGAAAAATTTGATGAGTCTAAAGAAGTTGCTGAGTCAAGCATGTTCAATCTCTTGGAGATGGAT ATTGAACAGGTGAGCCAGCTTTCTGCGCTTGTCCAGGCCCAGCTGGAGTATCATAAGCAGGCAGTCCAGATCCTGCAGCAAGTTACCGTCAGACTGGAAGAAAG aATAAGACAAGCTTCATCTCAGCCTAGAAGGGAATACCAGCCCAAACCACGAATGAGCCTGGAGTTTCCAACTGGAGATAGTACTCAGCCCAATGGGGGCCTCTCCCATACGTCCACCCCCAAACCTGCAG GTGCCCCAATGGATCAGCCTTGCTGCCGAGCTCTGTACGACTTTGAACCTGAAAATGAAGGGGAGTTGGGTTTTAAAGAGGGTGACATCATCACACTCACTAATCAGATTGATGAGAACTGGTACGAGGGGATGCTTCATGGCCAGTCAGGCTTCTTCCCCATCAATTATGTGGAGATTCTGGTTGCCCTGCCCCATTAG